One Amphiura filiformis unplaced genomic scaffold, Afil_fr2py scaffold_236, whole genome shotgun sequence genomic region harbors:
- the LOC140145365 gene encoding neuropeptides capa receptor-like, whose product MLSTQNNETTCIGFPWLNLSLEYEAQKRLMSEAEINALLSLPILLIIGIVGNTAFIYVVFKSPRLHTITNIYLVSLAVADILFVTVSIASYIWSYVNSPVRMDTPFKHSVGCSFLYMVTITCYLASILFVTLVTFERYYAICYPLKHRKINTKSRTYKFVVFTWIFSLGISACVTPRYGKMIRFCVLWPDVDDYHNFPTEIGFCDAADPKTYLIGEVCQGVQFIFGLIINLFMYIRITQALGRRTNNLKTMTRGMSESQTQALQVRNQVARLLIINGVLYFICQAGLRIVSLDDILKHTGEGFLTEEASGIALIISRFLLYFNSVVNPFVYNLTSSFYRQAFIDVFCCRSRRDNGNDNLTVSKSRKETSTAL is encoded by the coding sequence ATGTTGTCAACACAAAACAACGAAACAACCTGCATCGGCTTTCCATGGTTGAATTTGTCATTGGAATATGAAGCGCAAAAGAGGTTAATGAGTGAAGCTGAAATAAACGCGCTTCTAAGCTTGCCAATACTTCTGATCATCGGAATTGTCGGCAACACGGCTTTTATATATGTAGTTTTTAAGAGTCCACGACTTCATACTATAACTAATATCTACCTAGTTAGTCTTGCTGTGGCTGATATATTATTTGTAACTGTTTCAATAGCCTCCTACATTTGGAGCTATGTGAATTCTCCAGTTCGAATGGACACACCATTTAAACACTCCGTAGGCTGTTCATTTCTGTACATGGTGACGATCACATGTTATTTAGCGTCAATTCTTTTTGTAACCTTAGTAACTTTCGAGAGATATTACGCGATATGCTACCCCTTGAAACACCGGAAGATTAATACGAAATCACGCACTTATAAGTTCGTCGTATTTACATGGATATTCAGTTTGGGTATAAGCGCTTGTGTTACACCTAGATATGGAAAGATGATCCGTTTCTGTGTTCTGTGGCCTGACGTTGATGATTATCACAATTTCCCAACGGAAATCGGATTTTGTGATGCTGCTGATCCAAAAACTTATCTCATCGGTGAGGTTTGCCAAGGTGTTCAATTTATCTTTGGCTTAATTATAAATCTATTCATGTATATCAGGATAACGCAAGCTTTAGGTCGACGTACAAATAATCTGAAGACTATGACAAGAGGTATGTCCGAATCACAGACTCAAGCGCTTCAGGTTCGCAATCAAGTGGCGAGACTTCTGATTATTAACGGTGTGTTATATTTTATCTGTCAAGCAGGACTGCGTATTGTTTCATTAGATGACATCCTAAAGCATACTGGAGAGGGATTTTTGACGGAAGAAGCCAGTGGCATTGCTTTGATTATTTCCCGTTTCTTACTTTACTTTAATAGTGTAGTAAATCCATTTGTGTATAATTTAACAAGTTCATTTTATCGACAAGCGTTTATTGATGTGTTTTGTTGCCGAAGCCGTCGTGATAATGGTAATGATAATCTTACCGTTTCAAAATCTCGAAAAGAGACTTCAACTGCGTTATAA